One Micromonospora craniellae genomic region harbors:
- a CDS encoding lipopolysaccharide biosynthesis protein — MSRLRALVRDSSMLRSAAALYGSTVVTAGLGFAFWAVAARLASPAEVGSAAAAISAMQLIGSFCTFGLGSLLIAELARRPASVPWRLVSASLAVSATAGLVLSYLLVLVVGGILGIGGPLFTTWSGQFLFALGVAGHAATAVLDLALVGAKLSGRQLLRNASFAVAKLAALPIFAAVIGLSAGWIYAAWLAGAVLSVGVVLSRSSRPSRWLRLPASPTALRGLGAKATGHHVINVSAHAPSLVLPMVVATVLHPVDNAGFYMALQIASFAWAVSVHMSTALFAVSAGDHSRLRRELHVAMRTALLVTAVGAVASPLLGAWALGILGSAYVAAAPALTLLIVATLPAAVKALFIAVCRVQGRLRLAATSVLSGSALEIALGSVGAFYGVTGVAAGFLLATVVQAVVMWPRVAHAAGYRIAYRRSAPTPDPVAAGAEPDAAETSGREEPVPAGESGRG, encoded by the coding sequence GTGAGTCGGCTACGGGCGCTGGTCCGCGACAGTTCGATGCTGCGTTCCGCCGCCGCCCTCTACGGCTCGACGGTCGTCACCGCCGGTCTCGGTTTCGCGTTCTGGGCGGTGGCGGCACGCCTCGCCTCGCCCGCCGAGGTCGGCTCCGCCGCGGCTGCCATCTCCGCGATGCAGCTCATCGGTTCGTTCTGCACGTTCGGCCTGGGTAGCCTGCTCATCGCCGAGTTGGCACGGCGTCCAGCCAGCGTGCCCTGGCGCCTCGTCAGTGCGAGTCTGGCGGTCAGCGCGACCGCCGGCCTCGTCCTGTCGTATCTGCTCGTGCTCGTCGTCGGTGGCATCCTGGGAATCGGTGGTCCCCTCTTCACCACCTGGTCCGGGCAGTTCCTCTTCGCGCTCGGTGTGGCCGGGCACGCCGCTACCGCGGTGCTCGATCTGGCCCTGGTCGGGGCGAAGCTCTCCGGCCGCCAGTTGTTGCGCAACGCCAGCTTCGCCGTCGCCAAGCTGGCCGCGTTGCCGATCTTCGCCGCGGTCATCGGCCTCTCGGCAGGCTGGATCTATGCCGCCTGGCTGGCTGGCGCGGTCCTCTCGGTCGGTGTGGTCCTGTCCCGCAGCTCCCGTCCGTCCCGGTGGTTGCGTCTTCCGGCGTCGCCCACCGCGCTACGTGGCCTTGGCGCGAAGGCCACCGGTCACCACGTCATCAACGTCTCCGCCCACGCCCCGTCGCTCGTCCTGCCGATGGTCGTCGCGACGGTGCTGCATCCGGTGGACAACGCCGGCTTCTACATGGCGCTTCAGATCGCGAGCTTCGCCTGGGCCGTCTCGGTGCACATGTCGACCGCGTTGTTCGCCGTGTCGGCGGGCGACCATTCCCGCCTACGCCGTGAGCTGCATGTGGCGATGCGGACGGCGCTGCTGGTCACAGCGGTGGGAGCGGTGGCCAGCCCTCTGCTCGGTGCTTGGGCGCTGGGCATCCTCGGATCGGCGTACGTGGCGGCGGCACCGGCACTGACCCTGCTCATCGTGGCGACGCTGCCGGCAGCGGTCAAGGCGCTGTTCATCGCGGTCTGCCGGGTGCAGGGCAGGCTCCGGTTGGCTGCCACGAGTGTGCTGTCGGGGTCGGCGTTGGAGATCGCGCTGGGGTCGGTCGGTGCCTTCTACGGCGTGACCGGCGTGGCGGCGGGCTTCCTGCTCGCCACGGTCGTGCAGGCAGTCGTGATGTGGCCACGTGTGGCCCACGCCGCGGGCTACCGGATCGCCTACCGTCGGTCGGCGCCGACGCCGGACCCGGTCGCCGCCGGGGCGGAGCCGGACGCGGCGGAAACGTCCGGTCGGGAGGAACCCGTGCCAGCGGGAGAGTCCGGTCGTGGCTGA